In Propionicimonas paludicola, a single window of DNA contains:
- a CDS encoding CDP-glycerol glycerophosphotransferase family protein translates to MASRLDRVRGRLVRTLSRTTRHWRARTQLPEALFPVADDWVAELRSFRWLDDDRFEVTGWAYDRGVDYTGQQPRLQLWLELQSGIKRFVPLATSPSPSPEVNQSFNGATTSRDYSGTCFIAVGSLTDLRRLRTGQVWQLRAGVAVPGHEAQGRFRKHYALGSAGYLMAGRRGGAIVIPTWSAGGLTLEVRADRPVATDLELTPEGGIRIDVESADGITEAALVAEDGRVPLQIVRADGRSFLEGPLPTLPDGAWSQYRVVARVDGAQLPVVVASAALIDAHPLLAEAGEGSGLYLNVGGPWALVTGVALIGADQPCLEVVGKSSGDLSQARFELANERDVRAGQLTCDGTDFRLVVPFLQSKWNLPALPPQIGRMTLRAFAADGTSLQVRCSTAVVELAPSSELNYWFRLYYAVGAGRTLAPRLEIPLRDDEIGTHNQARIQADYLGGVWPIIDQMYFESFYGRQCGCSPLALRNELAERHPKVPRVWAVRDLSVAVPEGDRAVVDATTDWWRARAESRWLVVNDWLRARFAPRDGQTVMQTWHGTMYKKVGLDRGEQLDAEEREFMLGERKKWDLLLSQNPHSTRVFRESYLSNPPIYEEGYPRNDLLVNGDPAPIREVLGIRPSQRVILYAPTWRDDRTELVDFLDVNRLAADLGPDYVVLLRAHSRVIRVGSAAKVADGVIDVSTYPNTTDLLLISDVMITDYSSIMFDYAVTGRPMIFFTPDMDEYRDQLRGVYLDLEKVGPGPVVSTQDEVLDALRRIDEVAAAFAARYAQWQADYTPWDDGGSSRRVLDRYLVDAPPADPAILD, encoded by the coding sequence ATGGCTAGCCGACTCGACCGCGTCCGGGGCCGGCTGGTCCGCACGCTGAGCCGGACGACTCGGCACTGGCGTGCCCGGACGCAGCTTCCCGAGGCGCTGTTCCCGGTGGCCGACGACTGGGTCGCCGAACTGCGCAGCTTCCGCTGGCTGGACGACGACCGGTTCGAGGTCACCGGCTGGGCGTACGACCGCGGCGTCGACTACACCGGTCAGCAGCCGCGCCTTCAGCTGTGGCTCGAGCTTCAGTCGGGCATCAAGCGGTTCGTCCCGCTGGCCACGAGCCCGAGCCCGTCCCCCGAGGTCAACCAGTCCTTCAACGGGGCCACGACCTCGCGGGACTACTCCGGCACCTGCTTCATCGCTGTCGGTTCGCTCACCGATCTCCGCAGGCTGCGAACCGGCCAGGTCTGGCAGCTGCGAGCAGGAGTCGCGGTGCCCGGGCACGAGGCCCAGGGACGGTTCCGCAAGCACTACGCGCTGGGCTCGGCCGGTTATCTGATGGCCGGCCGTCGTGGGGGCGCCATCGTCATTCCGACCTGGTCGGCCGGCGGGCTCACTCTCGAGGTTCGCGCCGACCGTCCGGTGGCAACCGATCTTGAACTGACTCCCGAGGGTGGCATCCGGATCGATGTCGAGTCGGCGGACGGCATCACCGAGGCGGCCCTGGTCGCCGAGGATGGCCGCGTTCCGCTGCAGATCGTCCGCGCCGATGGCCGCAGCTTCCTCGAGGGGCCGTTGCCGACCCTGCCCGATGGGGCATGGAGCCAGTACCGAGTGGTGGCCCGGGTCGACGGCGCCCAGCTCCCGGTGGTGGTCGCCTCCGCCGCGCTGATCGACGCCCATCCGCTTCTGGCCGAGGCCGGCGAGGGCAGCGGGCTGTACCTCAACGTCGGCGGGCCGTGGGCGCTGGTGACCGGCGTGGCATTGATCGGTGCCGATCAGCCGTGCCTGGAGGTTGTCGGCAAGAGCAGCGGGGACCTCAGCCAGGCGCGCTTCGAACTCGCCAATGAGCGGGACGTTCGGGCCGGCCAGCTCACCTGCGACGGCACCGACTTCCGGCTCGTGGTGCCCTTCCTGCAGTCGAAGTGGAACCTGCCGGCATTGCCGCCGCAGATCGGACGAATGACGTTGCGGGCGTTCGCCGCGGACGGCACCTCGTTGCAGGTGCGCTGCTCGACCGCCGTGGTCGAGTTGGCACCGTCCTCGGAGCTGAACTACTGGTTCCGGCTCTACTACGCCGTTGGCGCCGGACGCACGCTCGCCCCGCGCCTGGAGATCCCGCTGCGCGACGACGAGATCGGCACCCACAACCAGGCACGGATTCAGGCCGACTATCTCGGCGGGGTGTGGCCGATCATCGATCAGATGTACTTCGAGAGCTTCTACGGGCGACAGTGCGGCTGTAGCCCACTTGCGCTGCGCAATGAGCTCGCCGAGCGGCATCCGAAGGTGCCCCGCGTCTGGGCGGTGCGGGACCTGTCGGTGGCCGTCCCCGAGGGCGACCGGGCCGTGGTGGATGCCACCACCGACTGGTGGCGGGCCCGTGCGGAGTCGCGATGGCTGGTGGTCAACGACTGGCTGCGGGCTCGGTTCGCGCCGCGCGATGGCCAGACCGTGATGCAGACCTGGCACGGCACCATGTACAAGAAGGTCGGCCTGGACCGCGGCGAGCAGCTCGACGCCGAGGAGCGCGAGTTCATGCTCGGCGAGCGCAAGAAGTGGGATCTGCTGCTGTCCCAGAACCCGCACTCGACACGGGTGTTCCGGGAGTCGTACCTCTCGAACCCGCCGATCTACGAAGAGGGCTACCCGCGTAACGATCTGCTGGTGAACGGCGATCCGGCACCGATCCGCGAGGTGCTCGGCATTCGTCCGAGTCAGCGCGTGATCCTGTACGCGCCCACCTGGCGCGACGATCGCACCGAGCTGGTCGACTTCCTGGACGTGAACCGGCTGGCCGCCGATCTCGGCCCCGACTATGTGGTGCTGCTGCGTGCGCATTCGCGGGTGATCCGGGTGGGCAGTGCCGCCAAGGTCGCGGACGGTGTGATCGATGTGAGCACCTACCCGAACACCACCGATCTGTTGTTGATCTCCGACGTGATGATCACCGACTACTCATCGATCATGTTCGACTACGCGGTGACCGGCCGTCCGATGATCTTCTTCACCCCGGACATGGACGAGTATCGCGACCAGCTCCGAGGGGTCTACCTCGACCTGGAGAAGGTGGGCCCCGGCCCGGTGGTCTCCACCCAGGACGAAGTGCTGGACGCGCTGCGGCGAATCGACGAGGTGGCTGCGGCGTTCGCCGCGCGGTACGCCCAGTGGCAGGCCGACTACACGCCGTGGGACGACGGAGGCAGTTCCCGGCGGGTGCTCGACCGCTACCTGGTGGACGCCCCGCCGGCCGATCCGGCGATTCTTGACTGA
- a CDS encoding Gfo/Idh/MocA family oxidoreductase: MRVITYGTFDLFHEGHRRLLERAKALGDYLIVGVTTDNYDSSRGKLNVSQSLMERVRNVTDCGLVDEVVIEEYEGQKIHDIQRLGVDIFAIGSDWAGRFDYLRDYCQVVYLDRTKGVSSTLLRQENQGILSIGVAGSGRIAARFVAEARYVSGVSVEAVWSRTPEHAAEFASRFELERSCASYDELLTRVRAVYIAGPHGTHYDLVARALAAGVHVLCEKPLTLSAAQATELYAQAEEAGLVLVEAVKTAFSPGFQHLIAIARSGSIGDIRSVDATFTKLIRGGRETEAPDGGSLSELASYPLLAAVKILGTGFTQVRTRSYRPAGSEVELFSQVDLDYPNAVAIARTGIGVKSEGHLVISGTEGYIYVPAPWWLTEYFEARFEDPSRNRKYFYKFEGDGLRYELADFAALIRDGRTASFKYPPQESIAIAGILETARASAEIFGAAAGQGSLDG, encoded by the coding sequence GTGCGCGTCATCACCTACGGGACCTTTGACCTGTTCCACGAAGGCCACCGGCGCCTGCTGGAGCGCGCCAAGGCCCTCGGCGACTATCTCATCGTGGGTGTCACCACGGACAACTACGACAGCTCTCGCGGCAAGCTCAACGTGAGCCAATCGCTGATGGAGCGAGTCCGCAACGTCACCGACTGCGGTCTGGTCGACGAGGTGGTCATCGAGGAGTACGAAGGCCAGAAGATCCACGACATCCAGCGGCTGGGCGTCGACATCTTCGCCATCGGATCGGACTGGGCCGGGCGGTTCGACTATCTGCGCGACTACTGCCAGGTCGTCTACCTCGACCGCACCAAGGGCGTGTCCAGCACCCTGCTGCGGCAGGAGAACCAAGGCATCTTGTCGATCGGTGTCGCCGGCTCGGGACGCATCGCGGCCCGCTTCGTTGCCGAAGCCCGCTACGTCAGCGGCGTCAGCGTCGAAGCCGTGTGGAGCAGGACCCCTGAACACGCCGCCGAGTTCGCCTCCCGGTTCGAACTCGAGCGCAGCTGCGCGAGCTACGACGAACTGCTGACCCGGGTGCGGGCGGTCTACATCGCCGGCCCGCACGGCACCCACTACGACCTCGTTGCGCGGGCACTCGCGGCCGGCGTCCACGTGCTCTGCGAGAAGCCGCTGACGCTGTCGGCCGCCCAGGCTACGGAGCTGTACGCCCAGGCCGAGGAAGCCGGCCTGGTCCTGGTTGAGGCCGTGAAGACCGCCTTCAGCCCCGGCTTCCAGCACCTGATCGCGATCGCCCGGAGCGGTTCGATCGGGGACATCCGATCGGTCGACGCCACCTTCACCAAGCTCATCCGCGGCGGACGGGAGACCGAGGCCCCGGACGGCGGCAGCCTGTCCGAGCTGGCCAGCTACCCGCTGCTGGCCGCGGTGAAGATTCTGGGAACCGGCTTCACCCAGGTCCGGACCCGCAGCTATCGTCCGGCGGGCTCCGAGGTCGAGCTGTTCAGCCAGGTCGATCTCGACTACCCCAACGCGGTCGCGATCGCCCGGACCGGGATCGGCGTCAAGTCCGAGGGACACCTGGTGATCTCCGGCACGGAGGGCTACATCTACGTCCCGGCGCCGTGGTGGCTCACCGAGTACTTCGAGGCACGCTTCGAGGACCCGTCACGGAACCGGAAGTACTTCTACAAGTTCGAAGGGGATGGCTTGCGCTACGAACTCGCCGACTTCGCGGCCTTGATCAGAGACGGCCGGACGGCCAGCTTCAAGTACCCGCCGCAGGAGTCGATCGCGATCGCCGGGATTCTGGAAACCGCACGCGCGTCGGCCGAGATCTTCGGCGCTGCCGCTGGTCAGGGGAGCCTGGATGGCTAG
- a CDS encoding copper resistance CopC family protein, with protein sequence MNSRSRFGVWGGLIALVASLLVALGGAPAHAQEAVLEASDPYPHQQLDAPPSGVVLAFVREVDAAAAQIVVTNSRGNSVNINSLIVEGTNVSAQVKPNLPKGTYTVHYQVNRKDGQVEGGAFQFSYGPGTWTTLPDERWSGNAAQPTVLVSPSVDTSTELPTPVATDSPSGSPTPSMATPATASSAPAPQPLLGSSAALWAGVAAIGVVLLVALGVVISVIRRRSKSKR encoded by the coding sequence ATGAACAGCCGGTCAAGGTTCGGCGTGTGGGGCGGACTGATCGCGCTTGTGGCGAGTCTTCTGGTGGCCCTGGGAGGCGCTCCGGCGCATGCCCAGGAGGCGGTGCTGGAGGCCAGTGATCCGTATCCCCATCAGCAACTCGATGCTCCACCTTCGGGGGTTGTGCTCGCCTTCGTCCGCGAGGTCGATGCTGCTGCCGCGCAGATTGTGGTGACCAATAGCCGTGGCAATAGTGTCAACATCAACAGCCTGATTGTCGAGGGTACCAATGTCAGCGCACAGGTGAAGCCCAACCTTCCCAAGGGAACTTACACAGTTCATTATCAGGTGAATCGTAAGGATGGGCAGGTGGAGGGCGGCGCCTTCCAGTTCAGCTATGGGCCGGGCACGTGGACCACGCTGCCGGACGAACGCTGGTCGGGCAATGCCGCTCAGCCCACGGTGTTGGTCTCGCCGTCGGTCGACACCAGCACCGAGCTGCCGACCCCGGTCGCGACGGACTCCCCGAGCGGGAGCCCGACTCCTTCGATGGCCACTCCGGCGACCGCCTCGTCCGCGCCCGCGCCCCAGCCGCTGCTGGGCAGCTCGGCGGCGCTCTGGGCGGGAGTCGCTGCGATCGGCGTGGTCCTGCTGGTCGCTCTCGGAGTGGTGATCAGCGTGATCCGGCGCCGCTCGAAGTCCAAGCGCTAG
- a CDS encoding fibronectin type III domain-containing protein: protein MPKLIRRYLATLFAAALVAASAVTAATPSAAAPSYNVKVTARFTAVHLSWKSQGAGKTYQVQYSTSSTFRSAKSVTTSSTSTTINRLTSGKTWYFRVKAAGSSWSPKVSKKTSYPSIYDGNKVQKAYKISTDNVSGSSIDLTWSTPSGQFACFRIAVSPTPPGGQPSVQCTTAYTITGLARGTKYTIKLYTVAPAQSWSGISWPAIDITGASSSVSRTTSNYALAAPEELSLVTPQRTNRAKLTWTAPGTPLAEGDYYRVRLAANSAMTKSASWYAGTTTDTSLEVTGLSSDKIYYARVAVFGAGGKQRSDLSGYLMVKTLSRYGTLSGTVDSSAPMHDLVAVAYDSSFNIQDQADIAEDGSYQLRVLPGAIRVRITYLGSDNFASSWVSASGATVANSSGAAQYQVGNEVVVPVPEVTIGPAFSVSGKVTDAKTGSTVSGATVTISSVAGGRTETLSSTYSGGTFSFTGIPAGTYRIRLSYVGSATYRAVNYTLNVTGDVTGYVAKLPRK from the coding sequence ATGCCGAAGTTGATCCGCAGGTACCTGGCCACCCTGTTCGCTGCCGCACTGGTCGCCGCCTCCGCGGTCACCGCGGCTACCCCGAGTGCCGCCGCCCCCAGCTACAACGTGAAGGTGACCGCACGCTTCACGGCCGTCCATCTGTCCTGGAAGTCACAAGGGGCGGGCAAGACTTACCAGGTCCAATACTCCACGTCGAGCACCTTCCGCTCGGCGAAGTCGGTGACCACGAGTTCAACCAGCACCACCATCAATCGGCTCACTTCGGGAAAGACCTGGTACTTCCGGGTCAAGGCGGCCGGATCCAGCTGGTCGCCCAAGGTGTCGAAGAAGACCTCGTATCCCAGCATCTACGACGGCAACAAGGTCCAGAAGGCCTACAAGATCAGCACCGACAACGTCAGTGGGTCGAGCATCGACCTGACCTGGAGCACGCCCTCGGGCCAGTTCGCCTGCTTCCGCATCGCCGTATCGCCGACGCCTCCGGGCGGTCAGCCGAGCGTGCAGTGCACCACGGCCTACACGATCACCGGCCTGGCCCGCGGCACCAAGTACACGATCAAGCTGTACACCGTGGCTCCCGCCCAGTCGTGGAGCGGGATCTCCTGGCCGGCGATCGACATCACCGGGGCATCGTCCTCGGTGAGCAGGACCACCTCGAACTACGCGCTCGCCGCGCCGGAGGAGCTGAGCCTGGTCACCCCGCAGCGCACCAACCGCGCCAAGCTGACCTGGACGGCGCCCGGAACCCCTCTGGCCGAGGGCGACTACTACCGCGTCCGGCTGGCCGCGAACTCGGCCATGACCAAGAGTGCGTCCTGGTACGCCGGCACCACCACCGATACCTCGCTCGAGGTGACCGGGCTGTCGTCGGACAAGATCTACTACGCCCGGGTCGCCGTGTTCGGAGCCGGTGGGAAGCAGCGCAGTGACCTGTCGGGCTACCTGATGGTGAAGACACTGAGCCGCTACGGCACGCTCAGCGGGACGGTGGACTCGTCCGCGCCGATGCACGACCTGGTCGCGGTGGCCTACGACAGCTCGTTCAACATCCAGGATCAGGCCGACATCGCCGAGGACGGCAGCTACCAGCTGCGGGTGCTCCCGGGGGCGATCCGGGTCCGGATCACGTATCTGGGTTCGGACAACTTCGCTTCCAGCTGGGTGAGCGCGTCCGGCGCCACTGTGGCCAACTCCTCCGGTGCCGCGCAGTACCAGGTGGGCAACGAGGTCGTGGTCCCGGTTCCCGAGGTCACCATCGGGCCGGCTTTCAGCGTGTCCGGAAAGGTCACCGACGCCAAGACCGGCTCGACCGTCAGTGGGGCGACCGTCACCATCTCCAGTGTTGCGGGCGGACGCACCGAGACCCTGTCCAGTACCTACTCGGGAGGCACGTTCAGCTTCACCGGGATCCCGGCCGGGACCTACCGGATTCGCCTGTCCTACGTCGGGTCGGCCACCTACCGGGCGGTCAACTACACCCTCAACGTGACCGGAGACGTCACTGGCTACGTGGCCAAACTGCCCCGGAAGTAG
- a CDS encoding bifunctional cytidylyltransferase/SDR family oxidoreductase, which yields MLAGGTGSRVGLSIPKQLIKVAGKAVMEHTIGIFEDSPAIDDIYVLMHPDHLESAQRIGARFGKVRQVLAGGQTRNETTRAALSVLTKSHPGDTKVLFHDAVRPLLDQRIIDDLVAALDAGYDAVDVAIPSADTIIEVNDADEIVSIPPRAKLRRGQTPQAFRLGVIDQAYQIAWQDPAFQATDDCTVVLNYLPQTAIKVVEGAGHNMKITEPIDVFIADKLFQLASAVVSTDRSHYAERLAGKVLVVLGGSYGIGADIAALAESYGARVHCFSRSQTSTHVEEPEEVAAALAEVYQAEGRIDYVVVTAGLLSIGKLDELALDDVLAAIRVNYVAPVIAARASYRYLKETRGQLLLFTSSSYTRGRADYSLYSSAKAAVVNLTQALADEWSPLGVRVNCINPERTATPMRTKAFGKEPADSLLESQAVALSALDVLLAGITGQVIDVRRAEPGAGPGTERKPAALEAALEAASESIDLP from the coding sequence GTGCTCGCCGGAGGCACGGGCTCTCGGGTGGGGCTGTCCATTCCCAAGCAGCTGATCAAGGTCGCCGGCAAGGCGGTCATGGAGCACACCATCGGGATCTTCGAAGACAGCCCGGCGATCGACGACATCTACGTCCTGATGCACCCCGATCACCTGGAGTCGGCCCAGCGGATCGGCGCCCGGTTCGGCAAGGTGCGCCAGGTGCTGGCCGGTGGTCAGACCCGCAACGAGACCACCCGGGCTGCGCTGAGCGTGCTGACCAAGTCGCACCCCGGCGACACCAAGGTGCTCTTCCATGACGCCGTTCGTCCGCTGCTCGACCAGCGGATCATTGATGACCTGGTGGCCGCGCTGGACGCCGGCTACGACGCGGTCGACGTGGCGATCCCGTCCGCGGACACCATCATCGAGGTCAACGACGCCGACGAGATCGTCTCGATCCCGCCGCGGGCCAAGCTGCGTCGCGGCCAGACCCCGCAGGCCTTCCGCCTGGGCGTGATCGATCAGGCCTATCAGATCGCCTGGCAGGATCCGGCCTTCCAGGCCACCGATGACTGCACGGTGGTGCTGAACTACCTTCCGCAGACCGCGATCAAGGTGGTCGAGGGTGCCGGGCACAACATGAAGATCACCGAGCCGATCGACGTGTTCATCGCCGACAAGCTGTTCCAGCTGGCCTCAGCCGTGGTTTCCACCGACCGCAGCCACTATGCCGAGCGGTTGGCCGGCAAGGTTCTGGTCGTGCTCGGTGGCAGCTACGGCATCGGGGCCGACATCGCCGCGCTGGCCGAGAGCTACGGCGCCCGCGTGCATTGCTTCAGCCGCAGCCAGACCAGCACGCATGTCGAGGAGCCGGAGGAAGTCGCCGCTGCACTGGCTGAGGTCTACCAGGCCGAGGGCCGGATCGATTATGTGGTGGTCACGGCGGGCCTGCTCAGCATCGGCAAGCTCGACGAGCTCGCACTCGACGACGTGCTGGCCGCGATCCGGGTCAACTACGTGGCACCGGTGATCGCTGCCCGGGCCAGCTACCGCTACCTGAAGGAGACCCGCGGCCAGTTGCTGCTGTTCACCTCCAGCTCCTACACCCGCGGACGTGCCGACTACTCGCTGTACTCCTCGGCGAAGGCCGCGGTGGTGAACCTGACCCAGGCTTTGGCCGACGAGTGGTCACCGCTGGGCGTCCGGGTGAACTGCATCAACCCCGAGCGCACCGCGACTCCGATGCGGACCAAGGCCTTCGGAAAGGAACCCGCCGACAGCCTGCTGGAGTCCCAGGCCGTCGCGCTGAGCGCGCTGGACGTCCTGCTGGCCGGCATCACCGGCCAAGTGATCGATGTCCGCCGCGCCGAACCCGGTGCCGGCCCTGGCACTGAACGTAAGCCGGCCGCTCTGGAAGCCGCCCTCGAGGCAGCGAGCGAGAGCATCGACCTCCCATGA
- a CDS encoding ABC transporter ATP-binding protein — protein MAATDHRRPVVVVDELHVEYKVYASGKAVGPNAKPVRSPRGIRTVHALKGVSFVAYENESIGVIGSNGSGKSTLMRAMVGLTPPSGGAVYASSRPNLLGVGAALLPDLSGERNIVLGGLALGFKKSEITALRDQIVEFSELQDFIDLPMRTYSSGMQARLKFAIAASQQHDILIVDEALSVGDKRFQARSEGRIREIRDNAGTVFLVSHSMASIRGTCDRVIWLKKGELVMDGPTDEVVTAYELDRSTS, from the coding sequence ATGGCCGCGACTGATCACCGCAGGCCGGTCGTCGTGGTGGACGAGCTCCACGTCGAGTACAAGGTCTACGCCAGCGGCAAGGCGGTCGGCCCGAACGCCAAGCCGGTCCGATCCCCGCGTGGGATCCGCACCGTCCATGCCCTGAAGGGCGTTTCCTTCGTGGCCTATGAGAACGAGTCGATCGGTGTGATCGGCTCCAACGGTTCCGGGAAGTCGACCCTGATGCGGGCCATGGTCGGGCTCACCCCGCCGTCCGGAGGCGCGGTCTACGCCAGCTCCCGGCCGAACCTGCTGGGGGTCGGGGCTGCCCTGCTCCCGGATCTGTCCGGTGAGCGCAACATCGTGCTGGGCGGCCTGGCGCTGGGCTTCAAGAAGAGCGAGATCACCGCGCTGCGCGACCAGATCGTCGAGTTCTCCGAGTTGCAGGACTTCATCGATCTGCCGATGCGGACGTACTCCTCGGGCATGCAGGCCCGGCTGAAGTTCGCCATCGCCGCGTCGCAGCAGCACGACATCCTGATCGTCGACGAGGCGCTGAGCGTCGGCGACAAGCGCTTCCAGGCCCGCAGCGAGGGCCGGATCCGAGAGATCCGGGACAACGCGGGCACGGTCTTCCTGGTGTCGCACTCGATGGCCTCGATTCGCGGCACCTGTGACCGGGTGATCTGGTTGAAGAAGGGCGAACTAGTGATGGACGGACCGACCGACGAGGTCGTGACCGCCTACGAGTTGGATCGGAGTACCTCTTGA
- a CDS encoding ABC transporter permease has protein sequence MSLSELAEQHGLHRVGARASVLPYFRETWERRDFISTMARYRMAAQNQENRLGAFWLVLKPALNALVYGTIFGVIQQSSTRPADYPAYVVVGVFLFEFFSACFAQGAKAITGNRALVQSLSFPRVALPLAVVFEQFYTLLLSMVVMFGLLIMFGHFPTWNWLLMAPLLLIYLVFNTGIALITARLTVHFRDLTQILPFVSRLLFYTSGALFDVKKLFAGHPWVVQVYEWHPIFQTLTIARSLLMTSERYDYAYWVHLGVWAVASFVIGFIFFWRAEERYGRD, from the coding sequence ATGAGCCTCTCCGAGTTGGCCGAACAGCATGGGCTGCATCGGGTCGGCGCTCGCGCCTCCGTCCTGCCGTACTTCCGGGAGACCTGGGAACGGCGCGACTTCATCAGCACGATGGCCCGCTACCGGATGGCGGCCCAGAACCAGGAGAACCGGCTCGGCGCCTTCTGGCTGGTGCTCAAGCCGGCCCTCAACGCTCTGGTCTACGGGACGATCTTCGGAGTCATCCAGCAGAGCAGCACTCGTCCGGCGGATTACCCGGCCTACGTGGTGGTCGGTGTCTTCCTGTTCGAGTTCTTCTCGGCCTGCTTCGCGCAGGGTGCCAAGGCCATCACCGGGAACCGGGCTCTGGTCCAGTCGCTCTCCTTCCCACGCGTCGCGTTGCCGCTGGCAGTGGTGTTCGAGCAGTTCTACACGCTGCTGCTGTCGATGGTGGTCATGTTCGGCCTGCTGATCATGTTCGGGCACTTCCCGACCTGGAACTGGCTGCTGATGGCACCCCTGTTGCTGATCTACCTGGTGTTCAACACCGGCATCGCGCTGATCACGGCCCGGCTGACCGTCCACTTCCGGGATCTGACCCAGATCCTGCCGTTCGTCTCCCGGCTGCTCTTCTACACCTCGGGCGCACTGTTTGACGTGAAGAAGCTGTTCGCCGGTCATCCATGGGTGGTGCAGGTCTACGAGTGGCATCCGATCTTCCAGACCCTGACCATTGCCCGGTCGCTGCTGATGACCAGTGAACGCTACGACTACGCCTATTGGGTGCACTTGGGAGTGTGGGCGGTGGCCTCGTTCGTGATCGGCTTCATCTTCTTCTGGCGGGCGGAGGAGCGCTATGGCCGCGACTGA